A segment of the Georgenia sp. M64 genome:
TACCCGCTCGTGGGCGTCAAGGCGATCCTGCTCGACGGCGCCTACCACGAGGTCGACTCCTCGGAGATGGCCTTCAAGATCGCCGGCTCGATGGTGCTCAAGGAGGGCGTCCGCAAGGCCGACCCCGCGCTGCTCGAGCCGATGATGGACGTCGAGGTGCGTACGCCCGAGGAGTACATGGGCGACGTCATTGGCGACCTGAACTCGCGTCGTGGCATGATCCAGTCGATGGAGGATGCCTCGGGCGTGAAGGTGGTCCGTGCCCTCGTGCCGCTGTCGGAGATGTTCGGCTACGTCGGCGACCTGCGGTCGAAGACCCAGGGCCGCGCGGTGTACTCCATGCAGTTCGACAGCTACTCGGAGGTTCCTCGGAACGTCGCCGAGGAGATCATCAAGAAGACCCGGGGCGAGTGAGTCCCACAGGTCGACCCTGCAAGTAATCCATAACCGACCCGTAGGATCCCAACCGCCCCGGCAGGGCCAGGACGCGCCTGCCAGAGCTGTGAGACAACTACCCGAGTCCTCAGGAGGACCCAGTGGCGAAGGCCAAGTTCGAGCGGACCAAGCCGCACGTCAACATCGGCACGATCGGTCACGTCGACCACGGCAAGACGACGCTGACCGCGGCCATCACGAAGGTGCTGGCCGACAAGTACCCGGACCTGAACAAGTTCACCCCGTTCGACCAGGTCGACAACGCTCCTGAGGAGCGTCAGCGCGGCATCACGATCAACGTCTCCCACGTGGAGTACCAGACCGAGAAGCGCCACTACGCGCACGTCGACGCCCCGGGTCACGCCGACTACATCAAGAACATGATCACCGGTGCGGCGCAGATGGACGGCGCCATCCTCGTGGTCGCCGCCACCGACGGCCCCATGGCCCAGACCCGCGAGCACGTCCTGCTCGCCCGTCAGGTCGGCGTGCCCTACCTGCTCGTCGCGCTCAACAAGTCCGACATGGTCGAGGACGAGGAGATCCTCGAGCTCGTCGAGATGGAGGTCCGCGAGCTGCTGACCGCCCAGGGCTTCCCCGGCGACGACGTCCCGGTCGTGCGCGTCTCCGCGCTCAAGGCGCTCGAGGGCGACCCGGAGTGGGTCAAGTCCGTCGAGGAGCTCATGGAGGCTGTCGACGAGAACGTGCCGGACCCGGTGCGCGACATCGACAAGCCGTTCCTCATGCCGATCGAGGACGTCTTCACCATCACCGGTCGCGGCACCGTCGTCACCGGTCGTGTCGAGCGCGGCCAGCTCAAGGTGAACGAGGAGGTCGAGATCGTCGGGATCCACCCCGAGAAGATGAAGACCATCGTCACCGGCATCGAGATGTTCCGGAAGCTCCTCGACACCGCCGACGCGGGCGAGAACGTGGGCCTGCTGCTGCGTGGCACCAAGCGCGAGGAGGTCGAGCGCGGGCAGGTCGTCTGCAAGCCGGGCTCGATCACCCCGCACACCAACTTCGAGGGCCAGGTCTACATCCTGGCCAAGGACGAGGGCGGGCGTCACAACCCGTTCTACTCGAACTACCGCCCGCAGTTCTACTTCCGTACCACCGACGTCACCGGCGTCATCACGCTGCCCGAGGGCACCGAGATGGTCATGCCCGGCGACAACACCGACATGACGGTGGAGCTCATCCAGCCCATCGCCATGGAGGAGGGCCTCGGCTTCGCCATCCGTGAGGGTGGCCGGACCGTCGGCTCGGGCCGCGTCACCAAGATCCTCAAGTGACGCCCCGCCGGGTCTGACCCGGCAGCCGGCCCCGGCCGGCACGCAGGACCCCCGAGGGCCCGGCAGCTGCCTCACGGCGCTGCCGGGTCCTCGTCGTCGTCGAGGTGGCGGGACGGGTGCCGCCGGATGGCGCGGGGTCGGCGCGGTCCGTTCCCCGGACGCAGCACCCGCCCGTGCGCAGCCTCACAGCCGGTGCACCGCCGGGGCCTCGCCGTCACGCCGGCCGGCTGGTAGCGTGGGTGCGCCGGATCGCGCGCGAGCGCGGCGCCGGACGTGACCGGCCCCTCATCCGGAGGAGCCTTCCGGATTAGGCAAAGCGCCTGTCCGTCTGGCAGACTGTTCAGGTTGCCTGGGCCCCGGCCCGAGGCGCCAAAGACTGCAGGATCGGGCGGCCCCGCCCAGGTCCGACCAAGCATCACAGCGACCACCCCCCGCGAGGGGAGAACCGGTCGAGCGTGTCACCAACCGCGACACGCCCGAGCGCGGGGGTCGGTGCAAGTTGCGGTACGAGAGAGGTTAGACGACGCCATGGCGGGACAGAAGATCCGCATCCGGCTCAAGTCCTACGACCACGAGGTCATCGACAGCTCGGCGCGCAAGATCGTCGACACGGTGACTCGCGCTGGTGCGACGGTCGTGGGCCCGGTGCCGCTGCCGACGGAGAAGAACGTCTTCGTCGTCATCCGTTCGCCCCACAAGTACAAGGACAGCCGCGAGCACTTCGAGATGCGCACGCACAAGCGGCTCATCGACATCGTCGACCCGACGCCGAAGGCCGTCGACTCGCTCATGCGTCTCGACCTGCCCGCGGACGTCAACATCGAGATCAAGCTCTGAGGACATCTGCCATGACTACCCTTTCCCAGCAGGCTGCCGGCCGCGCCGTCACGGCGCTGCTCGGCACGAAGCTCGGCATGACCCAGGTCTGGGACGAGGCCGGCCGCCTCGTGCCGGTCACGGTCGTCCAGGTGGGCACCAACGTCGTGACGCAGGTGCGCACCCCCGAGACCGACGGCTACAGCGCCGTCCAGCTCGCCTTCGGCCAGATCGACCCCCGCAAGGTCACCCAGCCCCTCAAGGGCCACTTCGGCAAGGCCGGGGTCACCCCCCGCCGCCATGTGGCCGAGATCCGCACCACCGACGCCGCCGAGTACTCGCTCGGGCAGGAGATCACCGCCGAGGCCTTCGAGGCCGGCGCGAAGGTCGACGTCGTGGGCACCACCAAGGGCAAGGGCACCGCGGGTGTCATGAAGCGGCACGGGTTCCACGGTGTCGGCGCCTCCCACGGTGCGCACCGCAACCACCGCAAGCCCGGCTCTATCGGTGGCGCCTCGACGCCCTCGCGCGTGTTCAAGGGCCTGAAGATGGCCGGACGCATGGGCCACGACCGTCACACCACCCAGAACCTCACGATCCACGCCGTCGTCGCCGAGAAGGGTCTCCTGCTCGTCGCGGGCGCCGTTCCCGGCCCCAAGGGTGGCGTCGTCGTGATCCGTACCGCCGCGAAGGGGGCGTGAGCCGCATGGCTACCACCCAGACCGTCGACATGCTCGACGCCACGGGCGAGAAGGCCGGCTCGGCCGAGCTTCCCGCCGAGGTGTTCGACGTCCAGACGAACGTGCCGCTGATCCACCAGGTCGTCGTGGCGCAGCTCGCCGCCGCGCGTCAGGGCACGCACGCCACCAAGACCCGCGGCGAGGTCCGCGGCGGTGGCCGCAAGCCCTACAAGCAGAAGGGCACCGGCCGCGCCCGTCAGGGCTCGACCCGCGCCCCGCAGTTCGCCGGCGGTGGCGTCGTCCACGGCCCGCAGCCGCGCGACTACAGCCAGCGCACCCCCAAGAAGATGAAGGCCGCCGCCCTGCGCGGGGCCCTGTCGGACCGGGCCCGCGCCGGCCGCGTGCACGTCGTCTCCGGGCTCGTCGACGCCGGCGCCGAGCGCCTGACCCGCACCGCGGTCAGCGCCCTGCGCACGATCGTCGCCGACCGGACCGCCCTCGTGGTGGTCGAGCGCAGCGACGAGCACACCGTCCTCGCGCTGCGCAACGTGCCCACCGTGCACCTGCTGTGGGTCGACCAGCTCAACACCTACGACGTCCTGGTCAACGACGACGTCGTGTTCACCTCCGGTGCGCTCGAGACCTTCCTCGGCGGCCCGAAGGCCGAGGAGGAGACCAAGTGAGCCTCGAGGCGAGCAAGAACCCCCGCGACATCATCGTCAAGCCGATCGTGTCGGAGAAGAGCTACAACCTGATCGACGAGGGCAAGTACACCTTCGAGGTGGACCCCCGCTCGAACAAGACCGAGATCAAGAACGCCGTGGAGAAGATCTTCGACGTCAAGGTCGCCTCGGTGAACACCCTGAACCGTCCCGGCAAGACCCGCCGGACGAAGTTCGGCCTCGGCAAGCGCAAGGACACCAAGCGCGCGATCGTCACGCTGCGCGAGGGAACCATCGACATCTTTGGCGAGGTGGCCGGCTGAGGCCGGTCTGCCGGAGAGATTGAGGATCTGATCCATGGGAATCCGTAAGTACAAGCCGACGACGCCGGGCCGCCGCGGTTCGAGCGTGGCCGACTTCGTCGAGATCACCCGGTCCGAGCCGGAGAAGTCGCTGGTCCGTCCGCTGACCAAGACCGGTGGCCGCAACTCCACCGGCCGGATCACCACCCGGCACAAGGGTGGCGGCCACAAGCGTGCGTACCGCGTCATCGACTTCCGTCGTCACGACAAGGACGGCGTGCCGGCGAAGGTCGCCCACATCGAGTACGACCCCAACCGCACCGCGCGCATCGCGCTGCTGCACTACGCCGACGGCGAGAAGCGCTACATCCTCGCCCCGAACAAGCTGCAGCAGGGCGACCGCATCGAGAACGGCGCGGGCGCGGACATCAAGCCCGGCAACAACCTGCCGCTGCGCAACATCCCGGTCGGTACGGTCATCCACGCCATCGAGCTCAAGCCCGGTGGCGGCGCGAAGATCGCCCGCTCGGCCGGTGCGTCGGTCCAGCTCGTCGCCAAGGAGGGCCGCTTCGCCCAGCTGCGCATGCCCTCCGGCGAGATCCGCAACGTCGACGTGCGCTGCCGCGCCTCCGTCGGCGAGGTGGGCAACGCCGAGCAGTCGAACATCAACTGGGGCAAGGCCGGCCGCATGCGGTGGAAGGGCAAGCGCCCCACCGTCCGCGGTGTCGTCATGAACCCGGTGGACCACCCGCACGGTGGTGGCGAGGGCAAGACCTCCGGTGGCCGTCACCCGGTCAGCCCGTGGGGCCAGCCCGAGGGCCGCACCCGCCGTCCGAACAAGCCGAGCGACAAGCTCATCGTGCGCCGTCGCCGTACCGGCAAGAAGCGCTGATAGGGAGACGACGACATGCCGCGCAGTCTGAAGAAGGGTCCCTTCGTCGACGACCACCTCCAGAAGAAGGTGGACGTCCAGAACGAGAAGGGCACCAAGAACGTCATCAAGACCTGGTCCCGCCGGTCGGTCATCACGCCCGACTTCCTGGGTCACACCTTTGCGGTGCACGACGGCCGCAAGCACGTCCCGGTCTTCGTCACCGAGTCGATGGTCGGCCACAAGCTCGGGGAGTTCGCCCCGACCCGCACCTTCCGCGGGCACGAGAAGGACGACCGCAAGGCCCGCCGCCGCTGACGCGGCCGCGGACCTCCCGAGCACACCGAACCGACAAGTAAGGCAGGAACATGGAAGCCAAGGCGCAGGCGCGATTCGTCCGCGTCACGCCTCAGAAGGCGCGCAGGGTCGTGGACGTCGTCCGCGGCAAGCGCGCCGAGGAGGCCGTGAGCGTTCTGCGGTTCGCCCCGCAGGCGGCGGCGGAGACCGTGCGCAAGGTCGTCGAGAGTGCGATCGCCAACGCCCGAGTGAAGGCCGACCAGGCCGGCGAGGCGTTCGACGAGTCCAGGCTCGTCGTCGTCGAGGCCTACGTGGACGAGGGTCCGACCCTCAAGCGGTTCCGTCCGCGGGCCCAGGGCCGGGCCAGCCGCATCCTCAAGCGCACCAGCCACATCACCGTCATCGTCGGCGAGGCTGAGACCACCGGCGCGGCCAAGAAGGCCGCTGGCACGAAGGGGAGGACCCGATAGTGGGTCAGAAGGTCAACCCGACCGGGTTCCGACTCGGCATCACCACAGACCACCGTTCGCGCTGGTTCGCGGACTCGACCAAGGTCGGCCAGCGCTACCGCGACTACGTGCGCGAGGACGTGGCGATCCGTCGCCTCATGTCCGCGGGCATGGAGCGCGCCGGCATCGCCAAGGTCGACATCGAGCGCACCCGCGACCGGGTCCGCGTCGACCTGCACACCGCCCGCCCGGGCATCGTCATCGGGCGCCGCGGTGCGGAGGCCGACCGGCTGCGCGGCGAGCTCGAGAAGCTCACGGGCAAGCAGGTCCAGCTGAACATCCTCGAGGTCAAGAACCCCGAGATGGACGCCCAGCTGGTCGCCCAGGGCATCGCCGAGCAGCTCGCCTCGCGCGTGTCGTTCCGCCGCGCCATGCGCAAGGGCATGCAGTCCGCCCAGCGCGCCGGCGCCAAGGGCATCCGGGTGCAGTGCGCCGGCCGCCTCGGCGGCGCGGAGATGTCGCGCTCGGAGTTCTACCGCGAGGGGCGCGTGCCGCTGCACACCCTGCGCGCGAACATCGACTACGGCTTCTTCGAGGCCCGCACCACCTTCGGCCGCATCGGCGTGAAGGTGTGGATCTACAAGGGCGACATGACCGAGAAGGACTACGCCCGCGAGCAGGCGGAGGGCGGCTCCCGCGGCGCCCCCCGCGGCCGTGGTGGCGAGCGTCGTGGCGCCCCGCGCCGCGACGGCGCCCCTCGCGACGGCGCCCCCCGCGACGCCCGCACCCAGGCCGCCCCGGCCCAGGAGGCCCCGGCCTCCGAGCCCGGCGCGGCGTCGACCGGAACGGAGGCCTGAGCCGTGCTCATCCCCCGGCGGACCAAGCACCGCAAGCAGCACCACCCCACGCGTCGCGGCGTGGCCAAGGGTGGCACCGAGATCTCGTTCGGCGACTTCGGCATCCAGGCCCTCGAGCCCGCCTACGTCACCAACCGGCAGATCGAGGCCGCCCGTATCGCCATGACCCGTCACATCAAGCGTGGTGGAAAGGTGTGGATCAACATCTTCCCCGACCGCCCGCTGACGAAGAAGCCCGCCGAGACCCGCATGGGTTCCGGCAAGGGCTCCCCGGAGTGGTGGATCGCCAACGTCAAGCCCGGCCGCATCATGTTCGAACTGGCCGGCGTGGATGAGGAGCTCGCCCGCGAGGCCATGAGCCGCGCGCAGCACAAGCTCCCGATGAAGACTCGCTTCGTGAGTCGTGAGGGTGGTGAGAGCTGATGGCCATCGGAACCAAGGGCATGGCCCCGGCCGACCTGGACCAGATGGACGACGAGAAGCTGGCCCAGGAGCTGGAGAAGGCCAAGGCCGAGCTGTTCAACCTGCGGTTCTCCGCCGCGACCGGGCAGCTCGAGGACCACGGCCGGCTCAAGGCCGTGCGCCGCGACATCGCCCGCATCTACACGATCGTGCGCGAGCGCGAGCTCGGCATCCGCACCGCGCCGAGCACCGAGAAGTGAACGAGGGACCCGTGAGCGAGAACACCACGCCCGCCGAGGGCGACACCACGCGCAGCACCGACCGCAAGACGGCCCGGGGCTACGTGGTCAGCGACAAGATGGACAAGACCGTGGTGGTCGAGGTCGAGGACCGCGTCAAGCACGCCCTCTACGGCAAGGTCATCCGCCGCACCCGTCGGGTCAAGGCCCACGACGAGAACGGCGAGGCCCACGTCGGCGACCTCGTCCGGATCATGGAGACCCGGCCGCTGTCCGCCACCAAGCGTTTCCGCCTCGTCGAGATCCTCGAGAAGGCCAAGTAAGCCACGACCACCAGGTCGAAGCCCACCATCCGTTCGGCAAGGCTCGCCCCGTGCGAGAACCGGCACGACGACAGGAGTACACCTCATGATCCAGCAGGAGTCGCGGCTGAAGGTCGCCGACAACACCGGTGCGAAGGAGATCCTCTGCATCCGTGTGCTCGGCGGCTCCGGCCGGCGCTATGCCGGCATCGGCGACGTCATCGTCGCCACCGTCAAGGACGCCATCCCCGGCGGCAACGTCAAGAAGGGCGACGTCGTCAAGGCGGTCGTGGTCCGCACCACCAAGGAGCGCCGTCGTCCCGACGGCTCGTACATCAAGTTCGACGAGAACGCGGCCGTCATCCTCAAGAACGACGGCGACCCGCGCGGTACCCGCATCTTCGGGCCCGTGGGGCGCGAGCTGCGAGACAAGAAGTTCATGCGCATCATTTCTCTGGCGCCGGAGGTGCTCTGACCATGGCGAAGATCAAGAAGGGCGACCTCGTCGTCGTCATCGCCGGCCGCGACAAGGGCAAGCAGGGCCGGGTGCTGGAGGTCCAGCGCGACGCCGACCGCGTCGTCGTCGAGGGCGTCCAGCGCGTGAAGAAGCACACCAAGGTGGGCCAGTCCAGCCGCGGTGCGCGCACCGGCGGCATCGAGACCGTCGAGGCCCCCATCCACGTCAGCAACGTGATGCTGGTCGACCCGGAGACCAAGAAGGGCACCCGGGTGGGCTACCGCACCGAGCAGGTCGAGCGTGACGGCCGCGACCGCAGCGTGCGGGTCCGTGTCGCGAAGCGCTCCGGTAAGGACATCTGAGCATGAGCGAGACCACCACCACCGCACTGCCGCGCCTCAAGCAGCGCTACCGCGACGAGATCGTCGCCGGGCTGCGCGAGGAGTTCCAGCACGCCAACGTCAACGAGGTCGCCGGCCTGACCAAGATCGTGGTCAACATGGGCGTGGGGGACGCGGCGCGTGACTCCAAGCTCATCGAGGGCGCGATCCGCGACCTGGCCCAGATCACCGGTCAGAAGCCGCAGGTGACCAAGGCCCGCAAGTCCATCGCCCAGTTCAAGCTGCGCGAGGGCCAGCCGATCGGCGCCCACGTCACCCTTCGCGGGGACCGCATGTGGGAGTTCCTCGACCGGCTGCTGTCCCTGGCGCTGCCCCGTATCCGCGACTTCCGCGGCCTGAGCCCGAAGCAGTTCGACGGCCACGGGAACTACACCTTCGGTCTGACCGAGCAGTCGATGTTCCACGAGATCGACCAGGACAAGATCGACCGCGTGCGCGGCATGGACATCACGGTCGTCACCTCGGCCACCACCGACGACGAGGGTCGCTCGCTGCTGCGTCGCCTCGGATTCCCTTTCAAGGAGGACTGAGATGGCGAAGACCGCTCTGATCCAGAAGGCCAACCGGAAGCCGAAGTTCGGCGTCCGCTCGTACAGCCGGTGCCAGCGCTGCGGGCGTCCGCGCGCGGTCTACCGCAAGTTCGGACTGTGCCGTGTCTGCCTGCGCGAGATGGCGCTGCGCGGCGAGCTGCCCGGTATCACCAAGTCCAGCTGGTAACACTGACGTCGCAGGTCCCGCGAGGAAACCACGACGAGGAAGGGCCGAGGCCCGATGACTATGACAGACCCCATCGCGGACATGCTCACGCGTCTGCGTAACGCCAACTCGGCGTACCACGAGTCGGTGACCATGCCGTACTCGAAGCTCAAGGCGAACATCGCCGAGATCCTCAAGGCGGAGGGCTACATCGCCGCCTGGACCGTCGAGGACGCCGAGGTCGGCAAGAAGCTGACCCTCGACCTGAAGTTCGGCCCCAACCGTGAGCGCTCGCTCGCGGGGGTGCGCCGTGTGTCCAAGCCCGGTCTCCGGGTCTACGCCAAGTCGACGAACCTGCCCAGGGTCCTC
Coding sequences within it:
- the rpsH gene encoding 30S ribosomal protein S8, translated to MTMTDPIADMLTRLRNANSAYHESVTMPYSKLKANIAEILKAEGYIAAWTVEDAEVGKKLTLDLKFGPNRERSLAGVRRVSKPGLRVYAKSTNLPRVLGGLGVAILSTSSGLLTDREAQNKGVGGEVLAYVW
- the rpsJ gene encoding 30S ribosomal protein S10, with product MAGQKIRIRLKSYDHEVIDSSARKIVDTVTRAGATVVGPVPLPTEKNVFVVIRSPHKYKDSREHFEMRTHKRLIDIVDPTPKAVDSLMRLDLPADVNIEIKL
- the rplX gene encoding 50S ribosomal protein L24; its protein translation is MAKIKKGDLVVVIAGRDKGKQGRVLEVQRDADRVVVEGVQRVKKHTKVGQSSRGARTGGIETVEAPIHVSNVMLVDPETKKGTRVGYRTEQVERDGRDRSVRVRVAKRSGKDI
- a CDS encoding type Z 30S ribosomal protein S14 — encoded protein: MAKTALIQKANRKPKFGVRSYSRCQRCGRPRAVYRKFGLCRVCLREMALRGELPGITKSSW
- the rplC gene encoding 50S ribosomal protein L3, which codes for MTTLSQQAAGRAVTALLGTKLGMTQVWDEAGRLVPVTVVQVGTNVVTQVRTPETDGYSAVQLAFGQIDPRKVTQPLKGHFGKAGVTPRRHVAEIRTTDAAEYSLGQEITAEAFEAGAKVDVVGTTKGKGTAGVMKRHGFHGVGASHGAHRNHRKPGSIGGASTPSRVFKGLKMAGRMGHDRHTTQNLTIHAVVAEKGLLLVAGAVPGPKGGVVVIRTAAKGA
- the tuf gene encoding elongation factor Tu, which translates into the protein MAKAKFERTKPHVNIGTIGHVDHGKTTLTAAITKVLADKYPDLNKFTPFDQVDNAPEERQRGITINVSHVEYQTEKRHYAHVDAPGHADYIKNMITGAAQMDGAILVVAATDGPMAQTREHVLLARQVGVPYLLVALNKSDMVEDEEILELVEMEVRELLTAQGFPGDDVPVVRVSALKALEGDPEWVKSVEELMEAVDENVPDPVRDIDKPFLMPIEDVFTITGRGTVVTGRVERGQLKVNEEVEIVGIHPEKMKTIVTGIEMFRKLLDTADAGENVGLLLRGTKREEVERGQVVCKPGSITPHTNFEGQVYILAKDEGGRHNPFYSNYRPQFYFRTTDVTGVITLPEGTEMVMPGDNTDMTVELIQPIAMEEGLGFAIREGGRTVGSGRVTKILK
- the rplE gene encoding 50S ribosomal protein L5 — encoded protein: MSETTTTALPRLKQRYRDEIVAGLREEFQHANVNEVAGLTKIVVNMGVGDAARDSKLIEGAIRDLAQITGQKPQVTKARKSIAQFKLREGQPIGAHVTLRGDRMWEFLDRLLSLALPRIRDFRGLSPKQFDGHGNYTFGLTEQSMFHEIDQDKIDRVRGMDITVVTSATTDDEGRSLLRRLGFPFKED
- the rpsQ gene encoding 30S ribosomal protein S17; the encoded protein is MSENTTPAEGDTTRSTDRKTARGYVVSDKMDKTVVVEVEDRVKHALYGKVIRRTRRVKAHDENGEAHVGDLVRIMETRPLSATKRFRLVEILEKAK
- the rpsC gene encoding 30S ribosomal protein S3 produces the protein MGQKVNPTGFRLGITTDHRSRWFADSTKVGQRYRDYVREDVAIRRLMSAGMERAGIAKVDIERTRDRVRVDLHTARPGIVIGRRGAEADRLRGELEKLTGKQVQLNILEVKNPEMDAQLVAQGIAEQLASRVSFRRAMRKGMQSAQRAGAKGIRVQCAGRLGGAEMSRSEFYREGRVPLHTLRANIDYGFFEARTTFGRIGVKVWIYKGDMTEKDYAREQAEGGSRGAPRGRGGERRGAPRRDGAPRDGAPRDARTQAAPAQEAPASEPGAASTGTEA
- the rplW gene encoding 50S ribosomal protein L23, with the translated sequence MSLEASKNPRDIIVKPIVSEKSYNLIDEGKYTFEVDPRSNKTEIKNAVEKIFDVKVASVNTLNRPGKTRRTKFGLGKRKDTKRAIVTLREGTIDIFGEVAG
- the rplV gene encoding 50S ribosomal protein L22 gives rise to the protein MEAKAQARFVRVTPQKARRVVDVVRGKRAEEAVSVLRFAPQAAAETVRKVVESAIANARVKADQAGEAFDESRLVVVEAYVDEGPTLKRFRPRAQGRASRILKRTSHITVIVGEAETTGAAKKAAGTKGRTR
- the rpsS gene encoding 30S ribosomal protein S19 yields the protein MPRSLKKGPFVDDHLQKKVDVQNEKGTKNVIKTWSRRSVITPDFLGHTFAVHDGRKHVPVFVTESMVGHKLGEFAPTRTFRGHEKDDRKARRR
- the rplB gene encoding 50S ribosomal protein L2; translation: MGIRKYKPTTPGRRGSSVADFVEITRSEPEKSLVRPLTKTGGRNSTGRITTRHKGGGHKRAYRVIDFRRHDKDGVPAKVAHIEYDPNRTARIALLHYADGEKRYILAPNKLQQGDRIENGAGADIKPGNNLPLRNIPVGTVIHAIELKPGGGAKIARSAGASVQLVAKEGRFAQLRMPSGEIRNVDVRCRASVGEVGNAEQSNINWGKAGRMRWKGKRPTVRGVVMNPVDHPHGGGEGKTSGGRHPVSPWGQPEGRTRRPNKPSDKLIVRRRRTGKKR
- the rplD gene encoding 50S ribosomal protein L4 — translated: MATTQTVDMLDATGEKAGSAELPAEVFDVQTNVPLIHQVVVAQLAAARQGTHATKTRGEVRGGGRKPYKQKGTGRARQGSTRAPQFAGGGVVHGPQPRDYSQRTPKKMKAAALRGALSDRARAGRVHVVSGLVDAGAERLTRTAVSALRTIVADRTALVVVERSDEHTVLALRNVPTVHLLWVDQLNTYDVLVNDDVVFTSGALETFLGGPKAEEETK
- the rplN gene encoding 50S ribosomal protein L14, with the protein product MIQQESRLKVADNTGAKEILCIRVLGGSGRRYAGIGDVIVATVKDAIPGGNVKKGDVVKAVVVRTTKERRRPDGSYIKFDENAAVILKNDGDPRGTRIFGPVGRELRDKKFMRIISLAPEVL
- the rplP gene encoding 50S ribosomal protein L16 — its product is MLIPRRTKHRKQHHPTRRGVAKGGTEISFGDFGIQALEPAYVTNRQIEAARIAMTRHIKRGGKVWINIFPDRPLTKKPAETRMGSGKGSPEWWIANVKPGRIMFELAGVDEELAREAMSRAQHKLPMKTRFVSREGGES
- the rpmC gene encoding 50S ribosomal protein L29 is translated as MAIGTKGMAPADLDQMDDEKLAQELEKAKAELFNLRFSAATGQLEDHGRLKAVRRDIARIYTIVRERELGIRTAPSTEK